In the genome of Deinococcus sp. YIM 77859, one region contains:
- a CDS encoding very short patch repair endonuclease has protein sequence MSERRDVMTPEQRLQAMRSNGGRTKPERALAAALWRLGLRYLTHEGYARRYGTSLPGRPDLIFPGRRVVVFLHGCWWHGCPTCRRVKPDTRPDWVVKIARNVERDAEVEEALRASGWRVLTVWEHDVRSGKRLQTTAERVAREVLTLH, from the coding sequence GTGAGCGAGCGACGAGACGTGATGACCCCCGAGCAACGCCTTCAAGCCATGCGCTCAAACGGCGGACGCACGAAACCCGAGCGCGCTCTCGCGGCCGCCCTATGGCGGCTTGGCCTGCGCTATCTCACGCACGAGGGCTACGCGCGGCGGTACGGTACGTCACTTCCTGGCCGCCCCGACCTGATCTTTCCAGGCAGGCGCGTCGTCGTCTTCCTGCACGGCTGCTGGTGGCATGGCTGCCCAACGTGCAGGCGCGTGAAGCCTGACACTCGCCCTGATTGGGTAGTGAAGATCGCGCGCAACGTCGAGCGCGACGCCGAGGTGGAGGAGGCCCTGCGAGCTTCTGGCTGGCGCGTTCTGACCGTGTGGGAGCATGACGTCCGCTCAGGTAAGCGACTTCAAACCACTGCGGAACGCGTCGCGAGGGAAGTGCTCACTTTACATTGA
- a CDS encoding helix-turn-helix domain-containing protein has protein sequence MTPRDLLTTEEVAAALGVTPGRVRQLVRDGRLKPEEITRRVHLFRREVVEAYKAAPVPRRGRPRKS, from the coding sequence ATGACGCCGCGCGATCTGCTAACGACCGAGGAGGTGGCGGCCGCGCTTGGCGTCACGCCCGGACGCGTCCGGCAGTTGGTGCGGGATGGCCGCTTGAAGCCCGAGGAAATCACGCGGCGGGTTCACTTGTTTCGCCGGGAGGTGGTGGAGGCGTACAAGGCCGCGCCGGTCCCACGTCGCGGGCGCCCCCGTAAATCCTAA
- a CDS encoding DNA cytosine methyltransferase, translating into MTADFSSIELFVGAGGLAQGIAHAGFHPCLVAEWNRDACQTIRENQERGLAIVRDWPVIQGDVRDLSFDRYEGVDLVSGGPPCQPFSVGGKHAGYNDTRDMFPQAVRAVREARPRAFIFENVKGLTRQTFRNYFEYIRLQLQYPEITRRNGEEWPEHLARLEQHHLSGNRDGLTYRVVTEVLQAADFGVPQKRERVFFVGFRRDLGVDWHFPTRSRGSGWGRTRRSGFRPAAPH; encoded by the coding sequence ATGACCGCCGACTTCAGCAGCATCGAACTCTTCGTCGGCGCGGGCGGACTCGCGCAAGGCATCGCGCACGCGGGCTTCCACCCGTGCCTCGTCGCCGAGTGGAACCGCGACGCCTGCCAAACAATCCGCGAAAACCAAGAACGCGGCCTCGCCATCGTCCGTGACTGGCCGGTCATTCAGGGTGACGTACGCGACCTGAGCTTCGATCGTTACGAGGGCGTGGACCTCGTGTCCGGCGGTCCTCCCTGCCAGCCATTCAGCGTTGGCGGGAAGCACGCCGGGTACAACGACACCCGCGACATGTTCCCTCAGGCCGTCCGCGCCGTCCGCGAGGCGCGACCCCGCGCCTTCATCTTCGAGAACGTCAAGGGCCTCACGCGCCAGACCTTCCGGAACTACTTCGAGTACATCCGCCTGCAACTCCAGTACCCGGAGATCACCCGACGTAATGGCGAGGAATGGCCCGAGCACCTCGCCCGACTGGAACAGCATCACCTCAGCGGCAACCGCGACGGCCTCACCTACCGCGTCGTTACCGAGGTCCTTCAAGCGGCTGACTTCGGCGTCCCCCAGAAGCGCGAGCGGGTCTTTTTCGTCGGCTTCCGACGCGACCTCGGCGTAGACTGGCACTTCCCGACACGCTCGCGGGGCTCAGGCTGGGGGCGTACCCGACGCTCAGGGTTCCGCCCTGCTGCCCCACACTGA
- the pilO gene encoding type 4a pilus biogenesis protein PilO codes for MKGTLAWLIAGALAVAGHLTLTRSMLARQTTLKEEAARVEEAYRTAETKIRELPALRQRVREAEQRAAEAQRQFPAEENLGVLLARLQQAAQAQGLTVVSIMRTTQPSTLPGLTDVNLDVALNGRYPSLIRLLDWTQDERRVLTVTEIDSANSKEHRLHVTGYTRTPKSPQGAAP; via the coding sequence ATGAAGGGCACCCTCGCTTGGTTGATCGCGGGTGCCCTCGCTGTCGCGGGCCACCTCACCCTGACCCGGTCCATGCTCGCGCGGCAGACCACCCTGAAGGAAGAAGCTGCCCGGGTCGAGGAGGCCTACCGCACCGCCGAAACGAAGATCCGTGAGCTGCCCGCGCTGCGCCAGCGGGTTCGGGAGGCCGAGCAGCGCGCCGCCGAAGCGCAGCGGCAGTTCCCGGCCGAGGAGAACCTGGGGGTCCTGCTCGCTCGGTTGCAGCAGGCCGCGCAGGCACAAGGCCTGACCGTCGTGTCCATCATGCGCACCACCCAGCCCAGCACCCTGCCGGGCTTGACCGACGTCAACCTCGACGTCGCGCTGAATGGGCGCTACCCCAGCCTGATCCGCCTCCTCGACTGGACCCAGGACGAGCGCCGGGTGCTGACCGTCACCGAAATCGACAGCGCGAACAGCAAGGAGCACCGCCTGCACGTGACCGGCTACACCCGAACACCCAAGTCCCCTCAAGGAGCCGCCCCATGA
- a CDS encoding type IV pilus twitching motility protein PilT encodes MTILNTEPATFTPTLEDISAILEDAVDQGASDIILKHLAPPIMKLNGEWHPVPDLPEITISDLEELLKTMLGSEKFAVFAQEKEADFRLSTDRHSFRVNASYQRGGPKLTFRPVPKAPPTLEDLQLLEAERIIPAMKRLIEQPRGLVLITGGTGSGKSTTLAAMIHHVNQHYRRNIVTIEDPIEFVHEDHKAIIAQREIGQDTHGFAQALRGVLRQTPDIILVGEMRDPETIEAAITAAETGHLVISTVHTNNAPSSITRIVDAMPEGRIHQIRTQLAATLKGVITQQLVPRADGQGRQVVLEVMLVNPQIQQLIGDGETALNKYYDDMAAREADGSTLMDRQLAVGVQQNILAASSAESRVMQRERYARYLQSLPASTSRPADVRNAWTR; translated from the coding sequence ATGACCATCCTGAACACCGAACCCGCGACCTTCACGCCCACCCTGGAAGACATCAGCGCCATCCTCGAAGACGCCGTGGACCAGGGCGCGTCGGACATCATCCTCAAGCACCTCGCGCCCCCCATCATGAAGCTCAACGGGGAATGGCACCCCGTTCCGGACCTGCCGGAGATCACCATCTCGGATCTGGAAGAACTGCTGAAGACCATGCTCGGCTCAGAAAAGTTCGCGGTGTTTGCTCAGGAGAAAGAAGCGGACTTCCGCCTCTCGACCGACCGCCATTCCTTCCGCGTGAACGCCAGCTACCAGCGCGGCGGGCCGAAACTCACCTTCCGGCCCGTGCCCAAAGCGCCGCCCACGCTCGAAGACCTCCAACTGCTGGAAGCCGAGCGCATCATCCCCGCCATGAAGCGCCTCATCGAGCAGCCGCGCGGCCTCGTGCTCATCACGGGCGGCACCGGCAGCGGCAAATCCACCACCCTCGCGGCGATGATTCATCACGTCAACCAGCACTACCGGCGCAACATCGTGACCATCGAGGACCCCATCGAGTTCGTGCACGAGGACCACAAAGCCATCATCGCCCAGCGCGAGATCGGCCAGGACACGCACGGCTTCGCGCAGGCCCTGCGCGGCGTGCTGCGGCAGACACCGGACATCATTCTCGTGGGGGAGATGCGCGATCCGGAAACCATCGAGGCGGCGATCACGGCGGCTGAGACGGGGCACCTCGTGATCAGCACGGTGCACACCAACAACGCTCCCAGCAGCATCACGCGCATTGTGGACGCCATGCCGGAGGGCCGCATCCATCAGATTCGCACGCAACTGGCGGCCACCCTCAAGGGCGTGATCACGCAGCAACTTGTGCCCCGCGCGGATGGGCAGGGCCGCCAGGTGGTGCTGGAGGTCATGCTGGTCAATCCGCAGATTCAGCAGCTGATCGGGGACGGCGAGACCGCGCTGAACAAGTACTACGACGACATGGCCGCTCGTGAGGCCGACGGCAGCACCCTGATGGACCGTCAACTGGCCGTCGGGGTACAGCAAAACATTCTGGCAGCCTCCAGCGCGGAGAGCCGGGTGATGCAGCGGGAACGGTATGCCCGCTACCTCCAGAGCCTCCCCGCAAGCACCTCCCGCCCAGCAGACGTACGCAACGCCTGGACTCGCTAG
- a CDS encoding GspE/PulE family protein: MKKEMFGDFVRTEAKLSILQVGRLRVPPRLQRSPQHEKDAFVLERARTFIDEAVIERALQKVGIARADRAVRVLDATRGIVEAEAGGTLVRASSNPFQEPGLYYLPPDELVVEAPKQRPTEPAWVPNPPMLEAAPQGDDEYRPPVDLAQLAAQEAVTPVVSAPQPVAAATPEPDVRVTPMVPDPLPVTAEPSVPVSPPPAASTLLTDPSDPLRPRHDPPVAGPRPMRTRERARRMTTGEALIQLGYGNVQTHELQDPRLEQTLLKAGRINEEQAFRALALSRHLEFVDALQHPPSPEVTHLLDETTCVTYRVFPYRLEGGVFSVLTDAPQREVIIRTTVAERSGQPQIELLLTTSTVLDRLIRDAYTVHTTLRDLAQEVARQGPTPEVELDGDDNAVKRFVRDIITTGVSRGASDIHFEPTEAGLQVRYRIDQRLRLATNDTVDKQGMGNVIRVLKLMANMDVGNNREPQDNRILLRLGTGRVNLRASSMPLAEGHEKIVLRILKEASDIPEIEALSMHPRTLDRFRQMISQPDGMILVTGPTGSGKSFTLYSALKRIATEENNVQTLEDPIEYQLPRINQAQINEATGYTFERALRTAMRQDPDVILVGEIRDTVTAKVAIAAANTGHLLLSTLHTNDAPSAVQRLRNIGVEDYNIAPALRGVLAQRLVPRVCPRCSQETALPQHVQERLRAAQLPVTGKARRVNPAGCGRCERGRKGLIPVHELMVVDAGMRELISAGATVDALRAYALSRGMLDLITDGYAKVADGLVDLDDVEGVVHAELDLIPAYA; encoded by the coding sequence ATGAAGAAAGAGATGTTCGGCGACTTTGTCCGAACCGAAGCCAAACTCAGCATCCTTCAGGTGGGGCGATTGCGGGTCCCCCCAAGGCTGCAACGCAGTCCACAGCATGAAAAAGACGCGTTTGTGCTGGAGCGTGCCCGCACGTTTATTGACGAGGCCGTCATCGAGCGTGCCCTCCAAAAGGTCGGCATCGCTCGCGCGGACCGTGCGGTGCGGGTGCTGGACGCCACACGCGGCATCGTCGAGGCCGAAGCGGGCGGCACCCTCGTTCGCGCCAGCAGCAACCCCTTTCAGGAGCCGGGCCTGTACTACCTGCCCCCCGACGAGCTGGTGGTCGAAGCCCCGAAGCAGCGCCCCACCGAGCCCGCCTGGGTTCCGAACCCCCCCATGCTGGAAGCCGCGCCTCAGGGCGATGACGAGTACCGTCCTCCGGTGGACCTCGCGCAGCTTGCCGCGCAAGAGGCGGTCACGCCCGTGGTGAGCGCGCCGCAACCCGTGGCCGCCGCCACACCCGAGCCGGACGTGCGGGTCACGCCGATGGTGCCGGACCCGCTGCCCGTGACGGCTGAGCCGAGCGTGCCGGTGTCGCCGCCCCCAGCCGCTTCCACGCTGCTGACGGATCCGTCTGATCCCTTACGGCCCCGTCACGATCCTCCTGTGGCGGGTCCCCGGCCCATGCGTACGCGGGAACGCGCGCGGCGCATGACCACGGGGGAAGCCCTGATTCAACTCGGCTACGGGAACGTACAGACCCACGAATTGCAAGACCCCCGCCTGGAGCAGACCTTGCTGAAAGCCGGACGCATCAATGAGGAGCAGGCCTTCCGCGCCCTGGCGCTCTCGCGTCACCTGGAGTTCGTGGACGCCCTGCAACACCCCCCCAGCCCGGAGGTCACGCACCTGCTGGATGAGACGACGTGCGTGACGTACCGCGTGTTTCCCTACCGCCTGGAAGGTGGCGTCTTCTCGGTGCTCACCGATGCCCCGCAGCGCGAGGTGATTATTCGCACGACCGTTGCCGAGCGCAGCGGACAACCCCAGATCGAGTTGCTGCTCACGACCTCCACCGTGCTTGACCGCCTGATTCGTGATGCGTACACCGTTCACACGACCTTGCGGGACCTCGCGCAGGAAGTCGCGCGGCAAGGCCCCACCCCCGAAGTCGAGCTGGACGGAGACGACAACGCCGTCAAACGGTTTGTGCGCGACATCATCACGACCGGGGTGAGCCGGGGCGCGTCGGATATTCACTTTGAGCCCACCGAAGCAGGGTTGCAGGTGCGCTACCGCATCGATCAGCGCCTGCGGCTCGCGACCAACGACACCGTGGACAAGCAGGGCATGGGCAACGTGATTCGCGTGCTCAAGCTCATGGCCAATATGGACGTGGGGAACAACCGAGAACCGCAGGACAACCGCATCCTGCTGCGGCTGGGCACGGGCCGGGTGAACCTGCGCGCGAGCAGCATGCCCCTTGCCGAAGGCCACGAGAAGATCGTGCTGCGAATCCTGAAGGAGGCCAGCGACATTCCAGAAATCGAAGCGTTGAGCATGCACCCGCGCACCCTCGACCGCTTCCGGCAGATGATCAGTCAACCGGACGGCATGATTCTCGTGACCGGACCGACGGGCAGCGGAAAGTCCTTTACGCTCTACAGCGCGCTCAAACGCATCGCCACCGAGGAGAACAACGTTCAGACCCTCGAAGACCCCATCGAGTACCAGTTGCCGCGCATCAATCAGGCGCAGATCAACGAGGCCACCGGGTACACCTTTGAGCGCGCCCTGCGCACCGCGATGCGCCAGGACCCGGACGTGATTCTGGTGGGGGAAATCCGGGACACCGTCACCGCCAAAGTCGCCATTGCCGCCGCGAACACGGGGCACCTCCTGCTCTCGACCCTGCACACGAACGACGCGCCCAGCGCCGTGCAGCGCCTGCGGAACATCGGCGTCGAGGATTACAACATCGCGCCCGCGCTGCGGGGCGTCCTGGCGCAGCGCCTCGTGCCGCGCGTGTGCCCGCGCTGCTCGCAGGAAACGGCCTTGCCGCAGCACGTGCAAGAACGCTTGCGGGCCGCTCAACTTCCCGTCACCGGCAAGGCCCGCCGGGTCAACCCGGCGGGGTGCGGCAGGTGCGAACGCGGTCGCAAAGGCCTGATCCCGGTGCACGAACTCATGGTGGTCGACGCGGGCATGCGTGAACTCATCAGCGCGGGTGCCACCGTCGACGCCCTGCGGGCGTACGCCCTCTCCCGCGGCATGCTGGACCTCATCACCGACGGGTACGCCAAGGTCGCTGACGGCCTGGTGGACCTGGATGACGTCGAGGGTGTCGTGCACGCCGAACTTGACCTCATCCCCGCGTACGCCTGA
- a CDS encoding DUF2227 family putative metal-binding protein yields MPSGDVHTAVNLGALAVLSAAGLLLSLPQDTLIAFGGGMLLSTLLITPDLDLAGHVRVRARRNWGLWGELWRPLSLFVRHRGVTHTFVRGPLLLLGYALAVMGVMLSVLRWLMRSSPLLTLPWTGVSGQSVFAALAGYLVGYWLHVWLDGYRPWHKGRC; encoded by the coding sequence ATGCCGAGTGGCGACGTTCACACCGCCGTCAACCTGGGTGCCCTCGCCGTGCTCTCTGCCGCAGGCTTGCTGCTGTCTCTTCCCCAGGACACCCTGATCGCGTTTGGTGGGGGAATGCTGCTGAGCACCCTGCTGATCACGCCGGACCTCGACCTCGCGGGGCACGTTCGCGTGCGGGCACGGCGCAACTGGGGCCTCTGGGGGGAGCTGTGGCGGCCCCTGAGCCTGTTCGTGCGGCACCGGGGCGTCACCCATACGTTCGTGCGCGGCCCCCTGCTGCTGCTCGGGTACGCGTTGGCGGTCATGGGCGTCATGCTCAGCGTGTTGCGCTGGCTGATGCGGTCCAGTCCCCTGCTGACCCTGCCCTGGACGGGGGTGTCGGGCCAGAGCGTCTTCGCCGCGCTGGCTGGGTACTTGGTCGGGTACTGGCTGCACGTCTGGCTCGACGGCTACCGCCCGTGGCACAAGGGGCGCTGCTGA
- a CDS encoding helix-turn-helix domain-containing protein produces the protein MRQPLLSPLSTLHATEHLLEGDAPARRLARVTGLNRSQTARLLALLARTGLVRQAADRGGTCRLNLLPALPHATDRISTQGILALVPQARTVVALARATGCSRRVVEDTLRRAVMRGEVRCVCVGDLPVFDRASPRPTRPGTTINVEVPHEDAPPTDPRLFGPRPHRRSGARRS, from the coding sequence ATGAGACAGCCTCTTCTCTCTCCCCTCTCCACCCTGCACGCCACCGAGCACCTCCTCGAAGGGGACGCGCCTGCCCGCCGCCTTGCCCGCGTGACGGGCCTCAACCGTTCCCAGACGGCCCGCCTTCTCGCGCTGCTCGCCCGCACCGGCCTGGTGCGGCAAGCCGCCGACCGGGGAGGAACGTGCCGCCTGAACCTTCTGCCCGCCCTGCCCCACGCCACCGACCGCATCAGCACGCAGGGCATTCTCGCCCTCGTTCCGCAGGCCCGCACGGTGGTGGCGCTCGCGCGGGCCACGGGCTGCTCGCGGCGCGTCGTCGAGGACACCCTGCGGCGGGCCGTCATGCGCGGTGAGGTGAGGTGCGTATGCGTGGGTGACCTGCCGGTGTTCGACCGGGCATCGCCGCGTCCAACCCGCCCCGGCACCACAATCAACGTGGAGGTTCCCCATGAAGACGCCCCCCCGACTGATCCACGGCTTTTTGGCCCTCGCCCTCACCGGCGGTCCGGCGCTCGCCGCTCGTGA
- a CDS encoding type IV pilin protein, whose product MFSVLYLSLGVLVTFAALSALRERARDPRGWRLAAALTIGMFCWPLALATLWYERARLAWHDARPNPHARVTVTVRYPPRRISTWGSWVVLHDPRVVFDAPLLPHPWGCSLATPLGRVHLLRPASAPPPPPHPHQGGFTLVELLVVIALLGVLAAVLVPNLLLGRESAERQIAAAYLQSCLATAEQRRSLITTTVTLPASCEALGLPRPRHVSSATIALSGNTYTIRVEGQAGGSTFSLQDTLPRVVTP is encoded by the coding sequence ATGTTCTCCGTCCTCTACCTGAGCCTGGGCGTCCTGGTGACGTTCGCTGCCCTCAGCGCCCTGCGCGAACGGGCGCGGGACCCGCGCGGGTGGCGACTGGCGGCGGCGCTCACCATCGGCATGTTCTGTTGGCCGCTTGCCCTGGCGACCCTGTGGTACGAGCGGGCCCGCCTCGCGTGGCACGACGCCCGCCCCAACCCGCACGCCCGCGTCACCGTCACTGTCCGCTACCCCCCACGCCGCATCTCCACCTGGGGCTCGTGGGTGGTCCTGCATGACCCCCGTGTGGTCTTTGACGCGCCCCTGCTGCCCCACCCGTGGGGCTGCTCCCTGGCCACGCCCTTGGGCCGCGTCCACCTCCTCCGCCCTGCTTCCGCACCTCCACCCCCCCCGCACCCCCACCAGGGGGGATTTACCCTCGTCGAGCTGCTGGTGGTCATCGCTCTGCTCGGGGTGCTTGCCGCCGTGCTGGTGCCGAATCTCCTGCTCGGACGGGAAAGCGCGGAGCGCCAGATTGCCGCCGCGTACCTCCAGAGTTGCCTCGCGACCGCCGAGCAGCGCCGGTCCCTGATCACCACTACAGTGACGCTGCCCGCCTCCTGCGAGGCGCTGGGCCTGCCCCGGCCACGACACGTGAGCAGCGCGACCATCGCGTTGTCGGGCAACACGTACACCATCCGCGTCGAGGGCCAGGCCGGAGGCTCCACCTTCAGCCTGCAAGACACCCTGCCCCGCGTGGTCACGCCTTGA
- a CDS encoding HU family DNA-binding protein encodes MPKKTSKASPTTAGASKAERAESTKVGKIQLVEMVAEKSGLTRKQAGEAVNAAMDAIIESIRQGQSVGLPGLGTFSVKATAARTGVRPGTSERIQIPAGKKLAFKAATTLKGTL; translated from the coding sequence ATGCCCAAGAAGACCTCGAAAGCTTCCCCAACGACCGCTGGCGCCTCCAAGGCTGAGCGCGCCGAGAGCACCAAGGTCGGCAAGATCCAGCTCGTGGAGATGGTCGCCGAGAAGTCCGGCCTCACCCGGAAACAGGCCGGGGAAGCCGTGAACGCCGCCATGGACGCCATCATCGAGTCGATTCGGCAGGGGCAGAGCGTGGGACTGCCCGGCCTGGGGACCTTCAGCGTCAAGGCCACGGCCGCCCGCACCGGCGTCAGGCCCGGCACCTCCGAGCGCATCCAAATTCCTGCCGGGAAGAAGCTCGCCTTCAAGGCCGCAACCACCCTCAAAGGCACCCTCTAA
- a CDS encoding 3'-5' exonuclease, whose amino-acid sequence MTDEELAAAPTWPEVYAQLVPLIGTQELVAWNAAFDRRVLRRSSTLHGLTFPETTWHCAMMWGAQIWGEYSEYHDNFRWVSLDVACLIEGVRLDARHHRAAGDGQRLSALMNAVA is encoded by the coding sequence ATGACCGACGAAGAACTTGCGGCGGCGCCGACGTGGCCCGAGGTGTACGCGCAGCTCGTGCCGCTGATCGGCACCCAGGAGCTGGTGGCGTGGAACGCGGCCTTCGACCGGCGGGTGCTGCGGCGGTCGAGCACATTACACGGCCTGACCTTCCCGGAAACGACGTGGCACTGCGCGATGATGTGGGGTGCCCAGATATGGGGCGAGTATTCGGAATACCACGACAACTTCAGGTGGGTCAGCCTCGACGTGGCGTGCCTGATCGAGGGTGTGCGCCTGGACGCTCGGCACCACCGGGCGGCCGGTGACGGCCAGCGTTTGAGTGCGCTGATGAACGCGGTGGCATAG
- a CDS encoding IS3 family transposase (programmed frameshift): MKGKRYTEQQILDILGQVEAGGAISEVARTHGLAITTLYRWKARYGGMTKDETKRFRLLEEENRRLKKLVADLALDNQMLKEVGGKKVVTPEATPQAQTPVKKQMVGFLRREFQVSERRACQVLGFWRSTQRHNSPKKEGERVLIDRLRVLAQERPRFGYRRLHTLLRREGTQVNHKRVYRLYRAEGLAVRQKGRKKLTGRQRVQKPEVSAPNQRWSMDFMSDQLASGQRFRVFNVVDDFTRENLVMHIGTSITGADVVRRLTEVVAVRGCPTSITTDNGPEFISKALDQWTHELGIAHVFITPGKPMENAYIESFNGRVRDECLNLHWFQSLPEARLVIAAWREDYNQVRPHSSLDGQSPNEFARLQKAG, from the exons ATGAAGGGGAAACGGTACACCGAGCAGCAGATTCTGGACATCCTCGGCCAGGTTGAGGCTGGGGGAGCGATCAGTGAGGTCGCCAGGACGCATGGTTTGGCCATCACCACCCTGTACCGCTGGAAGGCGCGCTACGGGGGGATGACCAAAGACGAAACCAAGAGGTTTCGTCTGCTGGAGGAGGAAAACCGCCGCCTGAAGAAGCTAGTCGCGGACCTGGCACTGGACAATCAGATGCTCAAGGAGGTGG GTGGGAAAAAAGTGGTGACGCCTGAGGCCACGCCCCAGGCGCAAACACCCGTCAAGAAGCAGATGGTGGGGTTCCTGCGCCGTGAATTCCAGGTCAGTGAGCGCCGGGCCTGCCAGGTACTGGGCTTCTGGCGTTCGACCCAGAGGCATAACAGCCCTAAAAAGGAGGGTGAACGAGTTCTGATTGACCGTCTGCGGGTCCTGGCGCAAGAACGTCCCCGCTTCGGATACCGGCGGCTCCATACGCTGCTCAGGCGCGAAGGGACACAGGTCAATCACAAGCGCGTATACCGCCTGTACCGAGCAGAGGGACTCGCAGTCCGGCAAAAGGGGCGCAAGAAGCTGACGGGAAGGCAGCGGGTGCAGAAACCTGAGGTTTCTGCACCCAATCAGCGATGGAGCATGGACTTCATGTCCGACCAGCTCGCCTCCGGACAGCGTTTTCGCGTCTTCAACGTCGTGGACGACTTCACTCGCGAGAACCTAGTCATGCACATCGGGACCTCGATCACCGGGGCGGATGTGGTGCGTCGCCTGACCGAGGTGGTGGCCGTGAGGGGTTGCCCGACGAGCATCACCACGGACAACGGCCCCGAATTCATCAGCAAGGCCTTGGATCAGTGGACCCATGAGTTGGGCATCGCCCACGTCTTCATCACACCGGGGAAACCCATGGAGAACGCTTACATCGAGAGTTTCAATGGGAGGGTGCGGGATGAGTGCCTGAATCTCCACTGGTTTCAAAGCCTTCCCGAGGCACGACTGGTCATTGCCGCCTGGCGCGAGGATTACAACCAAGTCAGACCGCATAGCAGTCTGGACGGCCAGTCACCGAACGAGTTCGCCCGCCTGCAAAAGGCGGGCTGA
- a CDS encoding IS5 family transposase has protein sequence MPRRRTYPTDTSDAEWAILGPLIPAPRAGGRPARIDRRDVVDAIFYVKRGGVSWRLLPADFPHWKTVYDYFRQWKKSGLWERINDALRAQMREALGRNAVPTAGIVDSRSVKTSQKGGPEATTAGRKSTGGSIT, from the coding sequence GTGCCTCGACGCCGGACCTACCCAACCGACACCAGTGATGCGGAGTGGGCGATTCTCGGACCACTGATTCCTGCGCCACGAGCAGGTGGGCGACCAGCTCGAATAGATCGTCGGGACGTTGTGGACGCCATCTTCTACGTCAAACGGGGTGGGGTGTCGTGGCGCCTGTTGCCCGCTGATTTTCCTCACTGGAAAACGGTGTACGACTACTTCCGGCAGTGGAAGAAGAGCGGGCTATGGGAGCGCATCAACGATGCGCTCCGGGCTCAGATGCGTGAGGCCCTCGGGCGAAATGCCGTGCCCACGGCTGGGATCGTGGATTCGAGGAGCGTGAAGACCTCGCAAAAAGGGGGCCCCGAGGCTACGACGGCGGGAAGAAAATCAACGGGCGGAAGCATCACCTGA